The following are encoded together in the Tribolium castaneum strain GA2 chromosome 3, icTriCast1.1, whole genome shotgun sequence genome:
- the LOC100142523 gene encoding 15-hydroxyprostaglandin dehydrogenase [NAD(+)]-like encodes MFRLLFLKNIRNIASIFLAKRLQWPRNTLQKSSLARGRSEAQPEQPPKPHKEIFFPQLGRDGIKDKVALVTGGTDGIGLRCVRELLRTGARGVMIADTNESKGFNRVIEFSKDYGQSRIAFIQINPANYVLLKNAFISTLNFYKGLDIVINNVRFKEKNWEDQVDENIKGIVLSTQLCLEFMGRNNGGKGGILLNIVSEYEENTDSCPLHSACQDFVVRFDRSVATSHFDTTNVKVLTICRASFDTIGCDLTTILTKGTNGCVWMPCTCASDS; translated from the exons ATGTTTAGGTtgctgtttttaaaaaacattagaaaTATCGCCTCTATTTTCCTAGCCAAAAGGCTGCAATGGCCCAG AAACACCTTGCAGAAATCGTCACTGGCACGGGGCAGAAGTGAGGCGCAGCCAGAACAGCCCCCGAAGCCGCACAAGGAGATATTTTTCCCGCAGTTGGGGCGCGATGGTATTAAGGACAAAGTAGCTTTAGTGACTGGGGGCACGGACGGAATTGGCTTGCGATGTGTGAGAGAATTGCTAAGAACCGGGGCTAGG GGGGTAATGATTGCAGACACAAACGAGAGCAAGGGTTTCAATCGGGTGATAGAGTTTTCAAAGGACTATGGCCAAAGTAGGATAGCGTTCATTCAGATCAACCCGGCTAATTATGTTTTGCTTAAAA ATGCGTTTATTAGCACCCTAAATTTCTACAAGGGCTTGGACATTGTGATTAACAACGTCAGGTTCaaggaaaaaaattgggaGGATCAGGTTGATGAGAATATT AAAGGAATCGTGTTGAGTACACAGCTCTGTTTGGAATTTATGGGTCGTAATAATGGAGGAAAAGGCGGGATTTTGCTGAACATAGTCTCAGAATATGAGGAAAACACCGACTCCTGTCCACTGCACAGTGCTTGTCAAGACTTTGTTGTCCGCTTTGACCGATCAGTTGCAACGTCACATTTCGACACCACGAACGTCAAAGTATTAACAATTTGCAGAGCCAG TTTTGACACGATCGGGTGCGACTTAACTACGATACTAACAAAAGGAACCAACGGCTGTGTTTGGATGCCTTGCACTTGTGCGTCGGATTCCTAa
- the LOC135265708 gene encoding alcohol dehydrogenase-like has protein sequence MAFFRSILAKRSPITNAFTNTIWHRQMSGGNPVECKVAVITGGAIGIGVACAKSLLENGARGVMLGDIREKEGKELAAELNKTYGKDKALFMKCDVTKKDEFENLFKCTYQRFPSMDIVINNAGLLQDKYWPLELAVNVNGLVQGTLFGFHYMGKHGKHEKGRGGVIVNMASIYGLQQAYACPVYNGTKGFVIRFSNAMSHEYYEKMTGVKVLTMCPGVTDTNMIDESSTYALDGFGDLGKLVSEGLANLPPQPASACGDCLIKMLCSGENGGIWVIEESECYKVRLPDRQTLRVCD, from the exons ATGGCTTTCTTCAGGAGTATTCTTGCAAAACGGAGCCCAATAACAAAC GCATTTACTAACACAATATGGCATCGCCAAATGTCTGGGGGGAATCCTGTCGAATGCAAAGTTGCTGTGATAACCGGCGGTGCTATTGGCATTGGGGTTGCTTGTGCTAAGTCACTTTTGGAAAACGGTGCTAGG GGCGTAATGTTGGGTGATATTCGAGAAAAAGAAGGCAAAGAACTCGCGGCTGAATTAAATAAGACCTACGGTAAAGATAAAGCCCTTTTCATGAAATGTGACGTCACCAAAAAGGATgaatttgaaa ATTTGTTCAAATGCACCTATCAGAGGTTTCCAAGTATGGATATCGTAATTAATAACGCTGGTCTGTTGCAAGACAAATATTGGCCCCTTGAATTAGCCGTGAACGTG AACGGCTTGGTACAAGGGACACTATTTGGTTTCCACTACATGGGAAAACATGGGAAACACGAAAAGGGCAGAGGTGGAGTTATTGTGAACATGGCGTCCATCTATGGGCTCCAACAAGCGTACGCATGTCCTGTTTACAACGGCACTAAAGGATTTGTTATTCGGTTTAGCAACGCTATGTCCCATGAATATTACGAGAAAATGACAGGCGTTAAAGTCCTGACAATGTGTCCTGGGGTGACTGACACGAACATGATTGACGAATCAAGCACCTATGCCCTGGATGGCTTTGGAGACCTGGGCAAGCTTGTGAGCGAAGGACTGGCCAATCTGCCACCGCAACC agCTTCAGCTTGTGGGGACTGTTTGATCAAAATGCTGTGCTCCGGCGAAAATGGGGGTATTTGGGTGATTGAAGAAAGCGAGTGCTACAAAGTCCGGCTTCCCGACCGCCAGACTCTGCGTGTTTGTGACTAA
- the LOC100142328 gene encoding 15-hydroxyprostaglandin dehydrogenase [NAD(+)], which yields MVFDIKNKIALITGGAAGIGLAYTRELLRNGAKAVTIADVDASKGEKSAKDLNAEFGGNKVIFVQTDVTKADQLEAAFKTAINTWKGLDIVINNAGIMNDANWELQIAINCNHVVRGSLLAIQYMGKNHGGKGGVVVNIASILGLQELAGCPIYVGTKHFVVGLDRSFGTPFFHNLTGIQFLTMCPGVTDTPLISEAGRFALQGMGNIAKELVEGLGSLPEQAPEDVAKGMITLITKGENGSVWVAEGGEPIYEVKIPQRQTLRK from the exons ATGGTTTTCGACATCAAGAACAAAATCGCCCTAATTACCGGAGGCGCTGCCGGAATCGGCCTGGCTTACACCAGGGAACTCCTCCGGAATGGTGCTAAG GCTGTCACTATCGCGGACGTGGACGCGTCCAAAGGCGAGAAATCGGCGAAAGACCTCAACGCCGAATTCGGTGGCAATAAAGTGATTTTCGTGCAAACCGACGTCACTAAAGCAGACCAGTTGGAGG CTGCATTCAAGACCGCCATAAACACTTGGAAAGGCCTTGATATTGTTATAAACAATGCTGGGATCATGAACGATGCCAACTGGGAGCTCCAGATCGCAATCAACTGC AACCACGTAGTTCGTGGCAGCCTCCTCGCCATCCAGTACATGGGCAAAAACCACGGCGGCAAGGGCGGTGTGGTGGTCAACATCGCCTCAATTCTGGGCCTGCAAGAGCTGGCAGGCTGTCCCATTTACGTGGGCACCAAACACTTCGTCGTGGGTTTGGACCGTTCCTTCGGAACCCCCTTTTTCCACAACCTCACCGGCATCCAGTTCCTCACCATGTGTCCCGGAGTCACAGACACTCCGCTGATTTCCGAAGCTGGCAGATTTGCACTACAAGGGATGGGAAACATTGCCAAGGAACTTGTTGAGGGACTTGGATCATTGCCAGAGCAAGC ACCCGAAGATGTGGCCAAAGGAATGATCACTTTAATCACGAAAGGCGAAAATGGGAGTGTGTGGGTGGCCGAAGGTGGGGAGCCCATCTATGAAGTGAAAATCCCCCAAAGACAAACTCTGAGAAAGTAG